ATCTCGCACTCGTTGGAGGCCGGGCAGCTGTACTCGATGCTCCCTGGCGGGGCAAGGCAGGGCCGtcaggaggggcggggcggggcggggggcggggggggccgaggCGCCGCCCCGCTCGGGGCCCGGGGGCACCGGggtggccgggcgggggccgagggggctcACCCTGAATGGTCCGCTTGAAGAAGGCCTTGCAGGCCTCGCAGGAGGCCACGCCGTAGTGGTAGCCGGAGGCCACGTCCCCGCACACCAGGCAGAGTCGCTTGGGCAGGGAGCTGAGCACCAGcttgcccccgccgccccgctctCCGGGTCCCGTCCCTTCCCCCTcgtcctcctctccccggccggggggcggggggcggcgccgggccggggccgggccggggggccgggccggcggggggtcGGGCTCCGTCTCCGAGGAGCCGCGGGGGCTATCCGGGCTGGCGGGCTCCGCCTTGATATACAGGGGCTCCGCGGCCCGCTCCCGGACGGACATGGCGCCGACGGCCGTCCGCGGTGGGGGgcgagagggggacgggggggggggcgacggccGTCAACCGcccgggagggagagcgggaaggggggggggcgacggagagagacgggggtccggggaggacgggccggggggggcgccCGGGGAGTCACCCGCCCGTCCCTCGGGGCGCCGGCGGGAGGAGGCTCGCGGCGTCGCTCCCGTcacctgaggggagagagagagacggggtcggggggagggaggtcggtcggtcggtcggtcggtcgtccgtccgtccgtcccgtcGCATCTATCCGGCGccgcgcggagcaccggaccgagcgctcgggacggacgaCGGGGCCACGGCTAGaggccgtccccgtccccggacGGGCTCGCCGATctaacggggggagacggacggacggacggacggacgagcggcggggctgTGGGCggtgagagcccgggctcggccgtcagaggtcgtgggttcggatccccgctgcgccgcccgtcagccgggcgACTGCGGGCGGGTGGCTTCACCCCGCTGCGGccccggcgacctcatctgtcaaatggaatgggggcgaggaccgggagccccaccgggggccgcccgattcccccgtgtcgcccccggcgcttaggacggcgcctgcCACCCGCGTTATTAAAAACGAGAGCCGTCGAGAGACCTTAGGGGACGGACGGCCGGGTGGGCAGGACCCCGGGCACCGCCTGGCCAGAGGGCAGGGAGGCGGCGAGGCCTTCGCACGGGCCTCCCCCCTCCGTcgggggaggggcgtggggaggACGCTCCCTCCGGGACcccgggggagaggatgggggggggggggcgtccgttGGGCATCACCCTGGAGACCAACGGatgccggggcggccggggggtgGAGGCCGGCGGGTGGAGGCCGGGGGGTGGAGGCCggggcctcctccttctcctcctgctcccgcctAACCTTGATCTCAGGTTAACGAATAATCGGGCGACCTTCAGCCCCTCGGCGCGGCGGtgcccgggaggcggggaggggaggggagggcggcgggctcgacccccgccccccgcccccccgccggtccggccgcccccgcccccatgcGGCCCTCGGCGGCACGCGGCCGGGCCCTCGGAGGcctccccgggggaggagggagggagggtcaatcAGGAAGTGGCCCggcggcgagggagggagggagggagggagaaggaaaggggaggccccgggggccgggggggggggcccggggccggtcccGCACGGGGGCCGGGGCGCCGTAACCTTtgacccccgggggaggggggaggcccggccggcggggaggggtcaAGGCCGGGCCTCCCGACCTCCTGACCTCCTGACCTCGGagtcggagccccatgtgggcggggggaggggggggggctccccggtGGGCCTGGGGCCGCGCACAtggccctcccggcctccctcccggcctccctcccggcctccctccctccctcccggcctcgcACCTGGGGCTCCGCGGCAGGGCCGTGCGGACGTCCGGACGGGcatcggggccccggggcccgggggacggaggggcggggccgtgcGGGGCCGTGCGGGGCCgcttcccgctccccctcccgctGCCGGTGACGctcccgggcctcggccccgctcagcgggcggcggcggcggcggcggcggcggcggcggtttgT
This portion of the Ornithorhynchus anatinus isolate Pmale09 chromosome 3, mOrnAna1.pri.v4, whole genome shotgun sequence genome encodes:
- the LOC120638301 gene encoding basic proline-rich protein-like produces the protein MSGPAPAVSWRKRTRKRPRCPFVSYKPPPPPPPPPPPAERGRGPGASPAAGGGAGSGPARPRTAPPLRPPGPGAPMPVRTSARPCRGAPGDGSDAASLLPPAPRGTGG